The following nucleotide sequence is from Tardiphaga sp. 709.
GCGATCGGTTGAACTCACCATCAAAAGCTGATAATCGGGCTGAACGCCGTCCAGTGGCCGCGTAGGTGCATGTGTTACGTCGTAGTTTTCGAAACTCTCCAAGATCTTCGCCTGGACGAGCTTGGGAATGCTGTCTGCCCACTGCGCGTCGGGGAAGGCCGCCATGTCCTTGGGCTGCGAAAACAAGAATCGTTGCGTCTGCAAAAGGACGACAGCTGTTGGCTCGGGTATCGCGAACTGCCCCTTAAGTATTTTGGTTGGTGCCGGGAAGTCGACAGCAGCGCGAAGATTATAGGTCACCTTAGATACCGGAGAAACGCCGCCGCCCGTCATTCGCTCCAGACCGCTGACAATTCCGTCGAGCTTTCCAGTGTTGCGAGCGAGTCCTTCTGAGAAAACTTGAAGATTGGTGATCGTGCTTTTGAGCGGCGCGGCATTGTCCGCCAGAACGCCGTCGACCCGCCCAAGGGCATCGCGTGCCGCTTGTGTCATACTGCGGCCAGCGCCGGGTTCGGCTACCAGCATCGTCACGGGAGCGGAATTCGTCAACAATTTACCTCCCTCCAATGCGATTACCGGCACCCCCGTCAGTCCCTGGAAGTCCAATCCCACCTTTGTGTCACTGCGAACGGGAGTGGTGTTCACAACCGAGATGCTTGCAGTGACGCGACTGGGGCTATCGGCCGCCAAATCGAGACGCGTCACCTCCCCTACGCGAATGCCGTTAAAGAGTACCGCGGCACCCACCAGCAGACCCGGCACAGAGCCGTCGAATTGGATTTGATAGGCCGTCCGCGGACCTGAATTTCCGGTGCTATGCAGCCAGAATATAAAGCCGAACACCGCAGCGATAGCTGCGAGAACGAATGCGCCGACGATGACGAAAGGAGCGCGCGTTTCCATATCAGATCGCCTTTGGTTGGAGCATGAGGGAGCGCTTGCCATGGAAATAAGCCTTAACCCATGGATGCTCGGATCGAAGCAGCTCGCTCATCGGTCCGATCGTGACGATTTTTCCATCAGCCAGGGCCGCAACGCGATCACAAACGGTGTTCAGACTGGCGAGATCGTGCGTGACCATGAAGACCGTCAGTCCCAGGGTCTTCTGCAACGTCTTGATCAGCGTGTCGAAATCGCCAGCTGCGATAGGATCAAGGCCGGAAGTCGGTTCATCGAGAAAGACAATGGCCGGATCCAGCGCCAATGCGCGTGCAAGCGCGACTCGCTTTGTCATGCCGCCGGAAAGCTCCGACGGAAACTTGGCACCGTCCTCAGGTGCGAGACCCACCATTTCAAGCTTGGCATTCGCAATCTCGGCCATGAGTTCGTCCGAGAGCGTTGCATTTTCACGAAGCGGAAACTCAACGTTCTGCAATGCCGTGAGTGACGAAAACAGCGCCCCCTGCTGAAACAGCACTCCCCATTTTGCAGCGACACCCTTTGCCCGGCGCGCGGGCGTCAGACCGATATCGCTCCCCATCACCTCGATCTTTCCGCTTTGCCGCTCAATCAAACCAATCACAGTCCGCATCAGCACGGACTTC
It contains:
- a CDS encoding ABC transporter ATP-binding protein, which codes for MQETGTHLAIHVEDLVVGFGRHIVIDHLSLDVRRGEILGLVGASGGGKSVLMRTVIGLIERQSGKIEVMGSDIGLTPARRAKGVAAKWGVLFQQGALFSSLTALQNVEFPLRENATLSDELMAEIANAKLEMVGLAPEDGAKFPSELSGGMTKRVALARALALDPAIVFLDEPTSGLDPIAAGDFDTLIKTLQKTLGLTVFMVTHDLASLNTVCDRVAALADGKIVTIGPMSELLRSEHPWVKAYFHGKRSLMLQPKAI